One genomic segment of Garra rufa chromosome 13, GarRuf1.0, whole genome shotgun sequence includes these proteins:
- the cd109 gene encoding CD109 antigen: MGSGFNWFCFQNQTLHWISSDSSSILPEAGFGLTCCLMICCDGALMPSSSTQNPSYLISVSQVLRCGVPTPLSVTVLADYPIKVTAELIHENSSVAQTESTVPAGSTRLLDLPPVFQNAMSYWYPYQLDVKGFVGAKQVFSNSTTMVFSPKCMSIFIQTDKNNYQPGQTVKFRIVSVTPEGKPYMGQIDIFIRDPKGNMIRQWLSVDGFLGVVSKELNLSQNPPLGQWKISAGINDVVHERVFTVDYYVLPKFEVVVDVPSVVHYEEIMTGTVTAKYFYGKPVSGKMSVTYIHFFSGFEKHYHIIETIDGSAAISFDVPYSKRLADFTYSYYNAYESSEYVDVSVNVTDVTGLTYNSSARVTVVKNKYNLEILQHPQSIKPSMTFTAQLKLSTYDNRQLSAEDQRGSVRLAVTQHKLSPWTWMWNSNDSLEPRKTLEPTFSPSSPAIHDIPVEYFDVPVTADGVMSFQIHLTDSIATLDVEARFEDTVKHLQLYTSYSSPSNSYIQLHKDSEPQAGQPLYLTLESNLNLTECHYLVMSRGLVVAAGTVHSSSFSLNTDQSWTPLAWVIVYHTLPDGEIVNDALQVTFTQVLRNTVSLSWSQDHAEPADSVSLSVSVSEPGSLVGILVVDKAALDPSKDNGITEKTVLEELLSYSTDMTRFDYSGMKMGDPYSIFTTCGVTVLTDAKLNQETNQFFPMFPGVETFLSQMDSGGFQEPRKRKDFPETWIWLDANMSNSALDSFQFTVPDSLTSWAAFAIVMSDNLGLGISAPAELTVSRDFFVTLNLPAFLIRGELLLLEVNLFNYMDEDLEVMVVVAESPMFEFVSPDNGGFSLDNVRKAFVLSKNITTLLFPIRAKALGEIPISVKATSVHSSDWVLKMVLVKPEGMEQSFTQTLFLEFKLNQNMLTKTMSFSFPANVVPDSQRASVSAAGDILGPSIGNLDSLIEMPYGCGEQNMIHFAPNIYVLQYMRTTKQNDEQTRNKAMSYMMEAYERELSYQRIDGSFSAFGDSDNSGSTWLSAFVLRCFLQAQEFFSIDPMVMQRTAYWLLAHQNADGSFDEPGRVIHTELQGGLDGPMSLTAYVLIALLEDAEYRTTYEGSISSAVSFLTSRLDQGISSNYSLSLVTYALSLANSTAARPALTELLNRAIIVDGVPTWRSPGDILYNSWQPRSSDIEISAYVLLSMNRLSVMDEGFTLVKWLSKQRNHLGGYGSTQDTVMALHALSIYATFSSAESIDLSITVNGAFGSTAAIFSINRYNYLLQQSQDLPIEAEEGVDIEVVAEGKGFALFQLSVFYNVMNLRTSLRRRDTHTDEAFYLYIDVMDNEEFSVNLHICFRLKEDQSIKQTGMAILDVGLLTGFSLAQNGVELSDIVRRVETPSGRVILYLDTVTTMESCLEISTILDFKVVNVQDAVIMIYDYYEPRRRTVRSYISETRRDMSVCSLCGPDCSQCGVRDIWTTDGTPSINQHPLLALSLTAALVFLLSIYY; the protein is encoded by the exons CACAGAATCCCTCCTATCTCATATCTGTCTCTCAAGTTCTGCGCTGTGGCGTTCCGACCCCTTTATCAGTCACCGTTCTGGCAGATTATCCCATCAAAGTCACGGCTGAACTCATCCATGAAAACAGCAGTGTGGCCCAAACAGAGAGCACTGTCCCAGCAG GCTCTACCAGACTGCTGGATCTTCCACCT GTCTTTCAGAATGCCATGAGTTACTGGTATCCGTATCAGCTGGATGTGAAGGGGTTTGTTGGAGCTAAGCAGGTGTTTTCCAACTCCACCACGATGGTCTTCAGCCCCAAGTGCATGTCCATCTTTATCCAGACCGACAAGAACAACTACCAACCAGGGCAGACGGTGAAATTTCGGATTGTATCGGTCACACCTGAAGGAAAGCCGTACATGGGTCAGATCGATATTTTTATCAGG GATCCCAAAGGGAACATGATTCGACAGTGGCTGTCTGTGGACGGTTTTCTAGGTGTCGTTTCGAAAGAGCTGAACCTCTCTCAGAACCCGCCACTCGGCCAGTGGAAAATTTCAGCTGGGATCAAT GATGTTGTACATGAAAGAGTGTTCACTGTGGACTACTATG TGCTGCCTAAATTCGAGGTGGTGGTGGACGTCCCCTCCGTCGTGCACTATGAAGAAATAATGACCGGGACGGTCACAGCCAA ATATTTTTATGGGAAGCCCGTCAGTGGGAAGATGTCTGTCACATATATACACTTTTTCAGTGGCTTTGAAAAGCATTACCATATCATAGAAACA ATTGACGGTTCTGCTGCTATCTCATTTGATGTGCCGTACTCCAAACGGTTAGCTGACTTCACATATTCATATTACAATGCATATGAGTCCAGTGAATATGTGGACGTCAGTGTGAATGTCACAGATGTCACAG GGTTAACCTACAACAGCAGCGCGAGGGTTACGGTTGTAAAGAATAAATATAATCTGGAGATTCTGCAGCATCCACAGAGCATAAAACCCTCCATGACCTTCACTGCTCAG ctGAAGTTAAGCACTTATGACAACCGGCAGCTGTCAGCTGAAGATCAGAGAGGGAGCGTGCGGCTGGCGGTGACCCAGCACAAGTTGAGCCCCTGGACGTGGATGTGGAACAGCAACGATTCCCTGGAGCCTCGCAAAACACTGGAGCCCACCTTCTCTCCTTCTTCACCTGCCATTCACGATATTCCAGTCGAATATTTCGATGTTCCTGTTACTGCTGATGGTGTGATGTCTTTCCAGATTCACCTCACTGACAGCATTGCCACACTTGATGTAGAG GCCCGGTTTGAAGACACAGTCAAGCATCTTCAGCTTTACACGAGTTATTCTTCACCAAGCAATTCCTACATACAGCTTCATAAAGACAGTGAGCCTCAG GCTGGACAGCCGCTGTATTTGACTTTGGAGAGCAATTTGAACCTGACAGAATGTCACTATCTT GTGATGTCCCGCGGTCTGGTGGTAGCAGCTGGGACGGTACATTCCTCCTCCTTCAGTCTGAACACAGATCAGTCTTGGACTCCATTGGCTTGGGTAATTGTGTACCACACACTTCCAGATGGAGAGATCGTAAATGATGCTCTACAAGTTACTTTCACACAAGTCCTGAGAAACACG GTTTCTCTGAGTTGGAGTCAGGATCATGCCGAACCAGCAGATTCTGTCTCTCTTTCCGTTTCTGTATCGGAGCCCGGATCTCTGGTGGGAATTCTGGTAGTGGACAAAGCAGCATTAGACCCCAGCAAAGACAATGGCATCACGGAAAAGACG GTGCTGGAAGAACTTCTGTCTTATAGCACAGACATGACCCGTTTTGATTACAGCGGCATGAAAATGGGAGATCCGTATTCCATATTTACG ACGTGTGGCGTCACGGTTCTGACCGATGCCAAGCTGAATCAGGAAACAAATCAGTTTTTCCCTATGTTCC CAGGGGTGGAAACCTTTCTGAGTCAGATGGACAGCGGGGGTTTTCAGGAGCCCAGAAAGCGAAAAGACTTTCCTGAAACCTGGATCTGGCTGGATGCTAATATGAG TAATTCTGCCTTGGATTCCTTCCAGTTCACCGTGCCGGACAGCTTGACCTCTTGGGCTGCTTTTGCCATCGTAATGTCAGATAATCTGGGTTTGGGCATCAGCGCTCCTGCAGAG CTGACTGTGTCCCGAGATTTCTTTGTGACACTGAATCTCCCAGCGTTCCTAATCCGTGGAGAACTGCTGCTGCTGGAAGTCAATTTATTCAACTATATGGATGAAGATTTGGAG GTGATGGTTGTAGTTGCGGAAAGTCCGATGTTTGAGTTTGTGTCTCCAGACAATGGAGGATTTTCCTTGGACAACGTGAGAAAAGCCTTTGTCTTGAGTAAGAACATCACAACGCTTCTGTTCCCTATCAGAGCCAAAGCGCTGGGAGAGATTCCCATCTCCGTCAAAGCCACTTCCGTTCACTCTTCAGACTGGGTCTTAAAGATGGTTCTTGTAAAG CCAGAGGGAATGGAGCAATCGTTCACTCAAACCTTGTTTCTGGAGTTTAAACTGAATCAGAACATGCTGACTAAGACAATGTCGTTTAGTTTTCCTGCAAATGTGGTTCCTGACAGTCAAAGGGCCAGCGTGTCTGCTGCGG GTGACATTTTGGGCCCGTCCATTGGCAATCTGGACTCTCTCATTGAGATGCCTTATGGTTGTGGTGAGCAGAACATGATCCATTTTGCTCCAAATATTTATGTTCTCCAGTACATGAGAACCACCAAGCAGAATGATGAACAGACCAGAAACAAAGCTATGAGCTACATGATGGAAG CTTATGAACGTGAGCTTTCCTACCAAAGGATTGATGGCTCCTTCAGTGCTTTTGGAGACAGTGATAATTCTGGCAGCACATG GCTGTCAGCGTTCGTGCTCAGATGTTTCCTCCAGGCTCAGGAATTTTTTTCAATCGACCCGATGGTGATGCAAAGGACAGCATATTGGCTGCTGGCCCATCAGAACGCTGACGGTTCATTCGACGAGCCAGGTCGGGTCATCCACACAGAGCTCCAGGGAGGACTGGATGGGCCGATGTCTCTAACGGCATACGTCCTCATTGCGCTTCTGGAGGACGCTGAATACAGG ACTACGTATGAAGGCAGCATTTCTTCTGCCGTGAGTTTCCTGACATCTCGACTGGATCAGGGAATCTCCAGTAACTACAGTCTGTCATTAGTCACGTATGCTCTGTCACTGGCCAACAGCACTGCCGCCCGACCTGCCCTCACTGAGCTGCTGAACAGAGCAATAATTGTTG ATGGAGTGCCAACCTGGAGATCTCCAGGCGACATCCTCTACAACTCCTGGCAGCCACGTTCATCAGATATTGAGATATCAGCCTACGTACTGCTCTCCATGAACAGACTCAGTGTAATGGATGAAGGATTCACTCTGGTGAAGTGGCTCAGTAAACAAAGAAACCATCTAGGGGGATACGGATCCACTCAG GATACAGTGATGGCGTTGCATGCACTGTCAATCTACGCCACCTTCAGCAGTGCAGAGTCTATAGATCTCAGCATCACTGTGAACGGTGCCTTCGGCAGCACTGCCGCAATATTCAGCATAAACAGATACAATTACCTTCTCCAACAGAGCCAAGACCTGCCC ATTGAAGCAGAAGAGGGGGTTGATATTGAGGTGGTGGCGGAGGGTAAAGGCTTTGCCCTATTTCAG CTTAGTGTGTTCTACAACGTGATGAACCTGAGAACCTCGCTCAGACGGCGTGACACGCACACAGATGAAGCCTTTTATTTGTATATAGACGTAATGGACAATGAGGAGTTCAGTGTAAACCTTCACATATGTTTCAG gctGAAAGAGGACCAGAGCATAAAACAGACGGGTATGGCCATACTAGACGTGGGTTTACTCACGGGGTTCAGTCTGGCCCAAAACGGTGTCGAACTAAGTGATATAGTCCGACGAGTAGAGACGCCTTCAGGACGAGTTATACTTTATTTAGACACA GTGACCACAATGGAAAGTTGCCTTGAAATATCCACCATTCTGGACTTTAAGGTGGTCAATGTGCAAGATGCTGTGATCATGATCTACGACTACTATGAGCCCA GACGGAGGACAGTGCGCTCCTACATATCTGAGACAAGACGGGACATGTCTGTGTGTTCGCTATGTGGGCCGGATTGCTCCCAGTGTGGGGTTCGAGACATCTGGACGACTGACGGGACGCCATCCATTAACCAACATCCACTTCTGGCTCTAAGTTTGACCGCAGCACTTGTCTTCCTCTTGTCAATCTACTACTAA